One stretch of Streptomyces hygroscopicus DNA includes these proteins:
- a CDS encoding translation initiation factor IF-2, whose product MTPPPTALRQAEEIYRRVAFDTFAQDLKMGLNLGFCRTFAVPEIARVLTATGRMTRHTRARAKATGELMYRMFRHGLDGEEGERTVTALKCLHAPWAISDDAYRYVLACFDLAPMRWCAAYAWRAPTDAERDASHTFYLALAERMGIPDVPPDRREFEAWKEDFERAHFTFTPEAHALWAATRDLLAGRVPGVLGPLAGSAADSLLDEELRRALGVGRPAVPVRAATHTALRLRAATGRARRRIRGSHRPAGMSMVQ is encoded by the coding sequence ATGACGCCGCCGCCCACCGCGCTGCGGCAGGCCGAGGAGATCTACCGCCGGGTGGCGTTCGATACCTTCGCCCAGGATCTGAAGATGGGGCTCAACCTGGGGTTCTGCCGTACCTTCGCGGTGCCGGAGATCGCTCGGGTGCTCACTGCCACCGGCCGGATGACCCGGCACACCCGGGCCCGCGCCAAGGCGACCGGCGAGTTGATGTATCGGATGTTCCGCCACGGTCTGGACGGCGAGGAGGGCGAGCGGACCGTCACCGCGCTGAAGTGTCTGCACGCCCCGTGGGCCATCAGCGACGACGCCTATCGCTATGTGCTGGCCTGCTTCGACCTCGCCCCGATGCGCTGGTGCGCCGCCTATGCCTGGCGCGCTCCCACCGACGCCGAACGGGATGCGTCCCACACCTTCTATCTCGCCCTCGCCGAGCGGATGGGCATTCCGGACGTCCCGCCGGACCGGCGGGAGTTCGAGGCGTGGAAGGAGGACTTCGAGCGGGCCCACTTCACCTTCACCCCCGAGGCCCACGCCCTGTGGGCGGCCACCAGGGATCTGCTCGCCGGGCGTGTCCCCGGTGTGCTCGGCCCGCTCGCGGGCAGCGCCGCCGACAGCCTCCTGGACGAGGAGCTGCGCCGGGCGCTCGGCGTTGGGCGGCCCGCGGTGCCGGTCCGCGCCGCGACCCACACCGCGCTGCGGCTGCGCGCCGCCACCGGCCGGGCGCGCAGGAGAATTCGCGGAAGCCACCGACCCGCCGGTATGTCGATGGTGCAATAG
- a CDS encoding chitin-binding protein, whose protein sequence is MTSYRTAAVGALLGALPCLFTALAAQPAQAHGAPTDPVSRTFACSPEGGGAARSAACRAARAANGPEAADWDNLRIAGVAGRDRERVPDGKLCSGGLEAYRGLDLARPDWPSTRLSAGADLTLTYRSTIPHTGTFELYLTKEGYDPARPLKWSDLEAKPFATAKDPALVDGAYRIKATLPADRTGRQLLYTIWRNTSTPDTYYSCSDVVLGAGARSSEAPSSEAPSSEAPSSEAAEASRAATPPSQDASAASRATSATSAASATSEEDDGGSTPVLLAGGASVLVLGAGVAATVRRRRPSR, encoded by the coding sequence ATGACCTCGTATCGCACCGCCGCCGTGGGCGCTCTTCTCGGGGCCCTTCCCTGCCTGTTCACGGCGCTGGCCGCACAGCCCGCCCAGGCGCACGGGGCGCCGACGGACCCGGTGAGCCGGACGTTCGCCTGCTCCCCCGAGGGCGGGGGCGCGGCGCGGTCGGCGGCGTGCCGGGCGGCTCGGGCCGCCAACGGCCCGGAGGCGGCGGACTGGGACAACCTGCGTATCGCGGGGGTGGCGGGCAGGGACCGGGAGCGGGTCCCGGACGGGAAGCTGTGCAGCGGCGGTCTGGAGGCGTACCGGGGGCTGGACCTGGCGCGCCCCGACTGGCCTTCGACGCGGCTGTCGGCCGGGGCCGATCTCACCCTCACCTACCGGTCGACGATCCCGCACACGGGGACCTTCGAGCTGTATCTCACCAAGGAGGGCTACGATCCCGCGCGGCCGCTGAAGTGGTCGGACCTGGAGGCGAAGCCGTTCGCCACGGCCAAGGACCCCGCACTGGTCGACGGCGCGTACCGCATCAAGGCCACGCTGCCCGCCGACCGGACCGGCCGTCAGCTGCTCTATACGATCTGGCGGAACACCAGCACTCCGGACACCTACTACTCCTGCTCCGATGTGGTGCTGGGCGCCGGGGCCCGCTCGTCGGAGGCCCCCTCGTCGGAGGCCCCCTCGTCGGAGGCCCCCTCGTCGGAGGCCGCCGAGGCGTCCCGGGCCGCCACCCCGCCGTCCCAGGACGCCTCGGCGGCCTCCCGCGCCACCTCCGCCACTTCCGCCGCCTCCGCCACTTCCGAGGAGGACGACGGCGGCAGCACTCCCGTGCTGCTCGCCGGTGGTGCGTCCGTGCTGGTGCTCGGCGCGGGTGTCGCCGCCACCGTACGGCGGCGACGCCCGAGCCGCTGA
- a CDS encoding PTS sugar transporter, which translates to MMTCMEDLKDLLPVEAVRLDVRAADWREAIGAAGRLMVETGATTDEYTGEMVANVEENGPYIVIAPGVAFAHSRPSPAVLRTGMSWVRLAEPVEFGHESNDPVTLVVALAAQDSAAHTSAMASLARLLGDPATAAALAEAPTPKALHAVLAGERPKDGSEAATAPEASATPEPPTASAPRAASLHKILTVCGNGVGTSLFLKNTLEQVLDRWGWSRFVTVEATDTISAKGKASEAVALLTSREIARTLGDVGRPVKVVQDFTSTAEVDAVLRDTYDV; encoded by the coding sequence ATGATGACCTGCATGGAAGACCTGAAAGACCTGCTGCCCGTCGAAGCCGTCCGGCTCGACGTCCGGGCGGCCGACTGGCGTGAGGCGATAGGCGCGGCCGGCCGGCTCATGGTGGAGACGGGCGCCACCACCGACGAGTACACCGGCGAGATGGTCGCCAACGTCGAGGAGAACGGGCCGTACATCGTCATCGCTCCGGGGGTGGCGTTCGCCCACTCCCGGCCGTCCCCGGCAGTGCTCAGGACCGGGATGTCCTGGGTCCGGCTCGCCGAGCCCGTGGAATTCGGGCATGAGTCCAACGACCCCGTCACCCTCGTCGTCGCCCTGGCCGCCCAGGACTCGGCCGCGCACACCTCCGCGATGGCGAGCCTGGCGCGGCTCCTGGGCGATCCCGCCACCGCGGCCGCCCTGGCGGAGGCGCCCACCCCGAAGGCGCTGCACGCCGTACTCGCCGGGGAACGGCCGAAGGACGGCTCCGAGGCGGCCACCGCTCCCGAAGCGTCCGCCACCCCCGAGCCGCCCACCGCCTCCGCGCCCCGTGCGGCCTCGCTGCACAAGATCCTCACGGTCTGCGGCAACGGCGTGGGCACCAGCCTGTTCCTCAAGAACACCCTGGAGCAGGTGCTGGACCGCTGGGGGTGGTCGAGGTTCGTCACCGTGGAGGCCACGGACACCATCTCCGCGAAGGGCAAGGCGTCCGAGGCCGTGGCCCTGCTCACCTCCCGTGAGATCGCCAGGACTCTGGGGGATGTGGGACGGCCCGTGAAGGTCGTCCAGGACTTCACCAGCACCGCCGAGGTGGACGCGGTGCTCCGGGACACGTACGACGTCTGA
- a CDS encoding PTS ascorbate transporter subunit IIC produces the protein MGWFVTLATFLVNEILSEPAYLIGIITAVGLIAMKKSTGQIIGGAIKATLGFLLIGAGAGLVTASLAPLGTMIQGVTGAHGVIPTNEAIVGIAQDQFGSRVAWLMILGFVVSLLLARFTPLRYVFLTGHHMLFMATLLTVVLANGGRSTVAVVAVGGVLLGIMLVAMPAFAHPWTKRVTGSDTVAIGHFGTAGYIVAGATGRVVGKRSRSTEEMKLPEGLRFLRDSMVATALSMLLIYLVMAVLLLVKEGQKTAFKAFATGTGTVATGTGNYLMQSVMQGLQFGIAVAVILFGVRTILGELVPAFQGIAQKVVPGALPALDAPIVFPYAQNAVLIGFISSFTGGLIGLALLTWVFNPAFGLALVLPGLVPHFFTGGAAGVYGNATGGRRGAVVGAFLNGLLITFLPALLLKVLGAFGDQNTTFGDADFGWFGALIGNAGKAGGAAGLVIIVLLGLAVLGGAILVQKRVVDTGWDPGAARDAVMPRESVATPAEAGATTAAYAKIPPPAGAPAPPPPA, from the coding sequence ATGGGCTGGTTTGTCACCCTTGCCACGTTTCTCGTCAATGAGATTCTGAGCGAGCCCGCGTATCTGATCGGCATCATCACCGCCGTCGGACTCATCGCGATGAAGAAGAGCACCGGGCAGATCATCGGCGGCGCCATCAAGGCGACCCTCGGCTTTCTGCTGATCGGCGCGGGAGCGGGACTGGTCACCGCCTCCCTCGCCCCGCTGGGCACCATGATCCAGGGCGTCACCGGCGCCCACGGTGTCATCCCCACCAACGAGGCCATCGTCGGCATCGCCCAGGACCAGTTCGGCTCACGGGTCGCCTGGCTGATGATCCTGGGCTTCGTGGTCAGCCTGCTGCTGGCCCGGTTCACCCCGCTCCGCTATGTCTTCCTGACCGGGCACCACATGCTCTTCATGGCGACGCTGCTGACCGTGGTCCTGGCCAACGGCGGCCGCTCGACCGTGGCCGTGGTGGCCGTCGGCGGTGTGCTGCTGGGCATCATGCTGGTCGCGATGCCCGCCTTCGCCCACCCCTGGACCAAGCGTGTCACCGGCAGCGACACCGTCGCCATCGGCCACTTCGGCACGGCCGGATACATCGTGGCGGGCGCGACCGGACGGGTGGTCGGCAAGCGCAGCCGCTCCACCGAGGAGATGAAGCTCCCCGAGGGGCTGCGGTTCCTGCGCGACTCGATGGTGGCCACCGCCCTGTCGATGCTGCTGATCTACCTGGTCATGGCCGTCCTCCTGCTCGTCAAGGAGGGGCAGAAGACCGCCTTCAAGGCGTTCGCCACGGGCACCGGCACGGTGGCCACCGGCACCGGGAACTACCTGATGCAGTCCGTGATGCAGGGGCTGCAGTTCGGCATCGCGGTCGCGGTGATCCTCTTCGGGGTCCGTACGATCCTCGGTGAGCTCGTCCCCGCCTTCCAGGGGATCGCCCAGAAGGTCGTCCCCGGAGCCCTGCCCGCGCTGGACGCGCCCATCGTCTTCCCGTACGCGCAGAACGCGGTGCTGATCGGCTTCATCTCCAGCTTCACCGGCGGCCTGATCGGCCTGGCCCTGCTCACCTGGGTCTTCAACCCGGCCTTCGGCCTCGCCCTGGTGCTGCCCGGTCTGGTGCCGCACTTCTTCACCGGCGGCGCGGCCGGGGTCTACGGCAACGCGACCGGCGGCAGGCGCGGCGCGGTCGTGGGGGCGTTCCTCAACGGGCTGCTCATCACCTTCCTGCCCGCCCTGCTGCTCAAGGTGCTCGGCGCGTTCGGCGACCAGAACACCACCTTCGGCGACGCCGACTTCGGCTGGTTCGGCGCGCTCATCGGCAACGCGGGCAAGGCAGGTGGCGCCGCCGGACTCGTCATCATCGTGCTGCTCGGCCTCGCCGTCCTCGGGGGCGCGATCCTGGTGCAGAAGCGCGTGGTGGACACCGGCTGGGACCCGGGCGCGGCGCGCGACGCCGTGATGCCGCGCGAGAGCGTGGCGACCCCCGCCGAGGCGGGCGCCACCACGGCCGCCTACGCCAAGATCCCGCCGCCCGCGGGCGCTCCCGCACCTCCGCCCCCCGCCTGA
- a CDS encoding sodium:solute symporter: protein MSFLDPRTLAFVLFAGFMAISFLLCILAATGNDDPTEFYLGTGGLSPMQNGLAIAGDYISAATVLSTTGTIALAGFDGVLIASSTVLSILLFMLVLSGPLCGRGRFTLGDVLSERLSERPARIGTAVVVLVVVMPLLLVQLNGAGAMLAVLLGIPGSGAVTGCTVFIGSLMVCYAALGGMKGTGFIQILKTVLLLAAFVLLACLVLKRFSWNPFTLFDAAADASGYGDGFWQSGRQYGDSFSGRLDVISVQLTLAVGAACMPHLTMRLHPIRGMRAARAATTWAVGAVTTILGLIVIVGAGATAVVGARALRASDPTGSDSLLLLTLALDPAAQEAHRSLLFSVVACAVVATTLAAVAGLTLAAAASLAHDVLAKVVFKGRLSANRELAAARTAIVVVGVVAVVLAIVTQHWNRQVLISFTFAAAASALLPIVLYGTLWRGFTVSGLRWALYGGLLLTAVTMAFSPAVSGNPLAVFPERDFHWFPLRNPGLVTIPAGFLLGWLGSRTGRRARHAQDPTRGDMPYAMPTG from the coding sequence GTGAGCTTCCTCGATCCCAGAACGCTCGCGTTCGTGCTCTTCGCGGGCTTCATGGCCATCTCGTTCCTGCTGTGCATCCTCGCGGCCACCGGCAATGACGACCCCACCGAGTTCTACCTCGGCACCGGCGGGCTCAGTCCGATGCAGAACGGCCTGGCCATCGCGGGTGACTACATCTCCGCCGCCACCGTGCTCAGCACCACCGGCACCATCGCCCTGGCCGGATTCGACGGGGTGCTCATCGCCTCGTCCACCGTGCTCTCCATCCTGCTGTTCATGCTCGTCCTCTCCGGACCGCTGTGCGGACGGGGGCGGTTCACCCTCGGCGACGTCCTCTCCGAGCGGCTGAGCGAACGCCCCGCCCGCATCGGCACCGCCGTCGTGGTGCTGGTGGTCGTCATGCCGCTGCTGCTGGTCCAGCTGAACGGCGCCGGCGCCATGCTGGCGGTGCTGCTCGGCATCCCGGGAAGCGGCGCGGTCACCGGCTGCACCGTCTTCATCGGCTCGCTCATGGTCTGCTACGCCGCCCTCGGCGGGATGAAGGGCACCGGATTCATCCAGATCCTCAAGACGGTGCTGCTGCTCGCCGCGTTCGTCCTGCTCGCCTGTCTGGTGCTGAAGCGCTTCTCATGGAACCCGTTCACCCTCTTCGACGCCGCGGCCGACGCCAGCGGTTACGGCGACGGCTTCTGGCAGTCCGGCCGTCAGTACGGCGACTCCTTCAGCGGCCGCCTGGATGTCATCAGCGTCCAGCTCACCCTCGCCGTCGGCGCGGCCTGCATGCCGCACCTCACCATGCGGCTCCACCCGATCCGCGGTATGCGGGCCGCTCGCGCCGCCACCACCTGGGCGGTGGGCGCGGTCACCACCATTCTCGGGCTGATCGTGATCGTGGGCGCCGGAGCCACCGCCGTCGTCGGCGCCCGCGCCCTGCGCGCCTCCGACCCCACCGGCAGCGATTCGCTACTCCTGCTGACCCTCGCCCTGGACCCGGCGGCGCAGGAGGCCCACCGCAGCCTGCTCTTCTCCGTCGTGGCCTGCGCGGTCGTCGCCACCACCCTCGCGGCGGTCGCCGGTCTCACCCTGGCCGCCGCGGCCTCCCTCGCCCATGACGTCCTTGCCAAGGTCGTCTTCAAGGGCAGGCTCTCGGCGAACCGGGAGCTGGCCGCCGCCCGTACGGCCATCGTGGTGGTCGGCGTCGTGGCCGTCGTCCTCGCCATCGTGACCCAGCACTGGAACCGGCAGGTCCTGATCTCCTTCACCTTCGCGGCCGCCGCCTCGGCCCTGCTGCCGATCGTGCTCTACGGCACCCTGTGGCGCGGCTTCACGGTGAGCGGACTGCGCTGGGCGCTGTACGGAGGACTCCTCCTCACCGCCGTGACCATGGCCTTCTCCCCGGCGGTCTCCGGCAACCCGCTCGCGGTCTTCCCCGAGCGCGACTTCCACTGGTTCCCGCTCCGCAACCCGGGCCTGGTCACCATTCCCGCCGGTTTTCTGCTCGGCTGGCTCGGCTCCCGTACCGGACGGCGGGCACGGCATGCCCAGGACCCCACGCGGGGGGACATGCCGTACGCGATGCCCACCGGCTGA
- a CDS encoding tungsten formylmethanofuran dehydrogenase subunit C yields MSPDVLVCGAGVGGLAAARALGGLGLDVLVVDKQPKVRPIAKGEVLQPGALRLLRSWGVEKRLDAQGAVRLGRLVVRDPRGTAQMSLDYGQLPAPDQWLLAHDHTVILAALAESLGPGVELRRGVRAEAPLRDDSGRITGLRLAEGGTVYEQRAPLVVAADGISSRLRSWAGIEAKRADYPHRLVSFDIGDADAAARADDFSAYVTDRGLRLLYPLPGGRLRLYLQAGPDELRGVTARGGLADWAARALSQVPALEPLTASLLAHLDSRQTLPVGRLLSPRLAGRGLALVGEAAYAVHPMAAQGMNTAITSAGALAERLSGQLERTGGMSAAAVDAALRDYHERQLPLLTQAARTSGNAARMVTDLSWRGRVLGRRAVRHTGANPRLLHTVTHNMSGLGPRPLTPLDRLQQLGLLPDPRAHRVPAALAGRPQPM; encoded by the coding sequence ATGAGCCCCGATGTGCTCGTGTGCGGGGCGGGCGTCGGCGGTCTCGCGGCGGCCCGCGCGCTCGGCGGCCTCGGACTGGACGTCCTGGTGGTCGACAAGCAGCCGAAGGTCCGCCCGATCGCCAAGGGAGAGGTGCTCCAGCCGGGCGCGCTGCGCCTGCTGCGCTCCTGGGGCGTGGAGAAGCGGCTCGACGCGCAGGGCGCGGTCCGGCTCGGACGGCTGGTCGTCCGCGATCCGCGAGGCACCGCGCAGATGTCCCTCGACTACGGCCAACTGCCCGCCCCCGACCAGTGGTTGCTGGCCCATGACCACACCGTCATCCTCGCCGCCCTGGCCGAGAGCCTCGGGCCGGGGGTCGAGCTGCGCCGGGGCGTCCGCGCGGAGGCGCCGCTGCGCGACGACTCCGGCCGGATCACCGGGCTGCGGCTGGCCGAGGGCGGCACGGTCTACGAGCAGCGGGCACCACTCGTGGTCGCCGCCGACGGCATCTCCTCACGGCTGCGGTCCTGGGCGGGCATCGAGGCCAAACGGGCCGACTATCCGCACCGGCTGGTCTCCTTCGACATCGGCGACGCCGACGCGGCCGCGCGGGCCGACGACTTCTCCGCGTATGTCACCGACCGGGGGCTGCGGCTGCTCTATCCGCTGCCGGGCGGCCGGTTGCGGCTCTACCTCCAGGCCGGGCCCGATGAGCTGCGCGGCGTCACGGCACGTGGCGGACTGGCCGACTGGGCCGCCCGGGCGCTGTCCCAGGTGCCCGCCCTGGAGCCGCTGACCGCGTCCCTGCTCGCCCATCTCGACAGCCGCCAGACGCTGCCCGTCGGACGGCTGCTGTCGCCCCGGCTGGCCGGCCGCGGACTGGCACTGGTCGGCGAGGCCGCGTACGCCGTCCATCCGATGGCAGCACAGGGCATGAACACCGCCATCACCAGCGCCGGTGCCCTCGCCGAGCGGCTGTCGGGCCAGCTGGAGCGTACGGGCGGGATGTCGGCCGCGGCGGTGGACGCCGCCCTGCGCGACTACCACGAGCGGCAGTTGCCCCTTCTCACTCAGGCGGCCAGGACCAGCGGCAACGCGGCGCGGATGGTCACCGATCTGTCGTGGCGCGGCCGGGTCCTCGGGCGCCGGGCCGTCCGTCACACCGGCGCCAACCCCCGGCTGCTGCACACCGTCACCCACAACATGTCGGGCCTCGGCCCGCGCCCGCTGACCCCGCTGGACCGGCTGCAGCAGCTCGGTCTCCTCCCCGATCCGCGCGCCCACCGAGTGCCGGCCGCCCTGGCCGGCCGACCGCAACCCATGTGA
- a CDS encoding PucR family transcriptional regulator, with product MHPVTGSRASVPAMGRPVPRLSADRGRTPPRMPAARPPIRSRADAETVALLHRAARVLIEEVPRLADRIVALMKEREPAYRSPSLDPHEVWREVHDSLSNNVRSLVHPKETRESARSCAWRIGTDRAAQGFPLDALLHAYRIGCTVVWEQLLETASKEDPLGAQSLVHVAADVWNFVDEHCTLVATAYQEVERQLSWHRENRYRIIVAALLDGTARVSDFPEAEEALGLPEQGRYAVVALEDADTSSRAPHPATVCAGLRTVWHAAEGTAHAIVLLGDAGAERLVRGLEVPPGARAGVSPAVSGLAAVNTARRLADTALRTRPAAGEAALLDERYPEALVVSSPDLGAALADRMLGPVLALESADREMLLTTLAAWLEGGGSARRTGELLFCHRNTVLNRLRRYEQLTGCSLDHPREVVELSLALSAHRLLTP from the coding sequence ATGCACCCAGTCACCGGCTCCCGCGCTTCCGTCCCCGCCATGGGCCGCCCCGTCCCCCGCCTGTCCGCCGACCGGGGGCGGACGCCGCCCCGGATGCCCGCCGCCCGTCCGCCGATCCGGTCGCGGGCCGATGCCGAGACCGTGGCGCTGCTGCACCGTGCCGCCCGGGTACTCATCGAGGAGGTGCCCCGGCTGGCGGACCGTATCGTCGCGCTGATGAAGGAGCGGGAGCCCGCCTACCGGTCGCCCTCCCTCGATCCGCATGAGGTGTGGCGGGAGGTCCACGACTCGCTCAGCAACAATGTGCGCTCGCTGGTGCACCCCAAGGAGACGCGCGAATCGGCCAGGTCCTGCGCGTGGCGGATCGGCACCGACCGCGCCGCCCAGGGCTTTCCGCTGGACGCGCTGCTGCACGCGTATCGCATCGGCTGCACCGTCGTGTGGGAGCAGCTTCTGGAGACCGCCTCGAAGGAGGACCCGCTCGGCGCCCAGTCGCTGGTCCACGTCGCCGCCGACGTATGGAACTTCGTCGACGAGCACTGCACCCTCGTCGCCACGGCGTATCAGGAGGTCGAGCGGCAGCTCTCCTGGCACCGGGAGAATCGCTACCGGATCATCGTCGCGGCGCTGCTCGACGGCACCGCCCGGGTGAGCGACTTCCCCGAGGCGGAGGAGGCCCTCGGCCTTCCCGAGCAGGGGCGTTACGCGGTCGTGGCGCTGGAGGACGCCGACACCTCGTCCAGGGCGCCGCACCCCGCCACGGTGTGCGCGGGACTCCGCACGGTCTGGCATGCGGCGGAGGGCACCGCCCACGCCATCGTGCTGCTCGGCGACGCCGGCGCGGAGCGGCTGGTGCGCGGGCTGGAGGTGCCGCCCGGCGCCCGGGCCGGGGTCAGCCCCGCCGTGTCCGGTCTCGCCGCGGTGAACACGGCCCGCCGGCTCGCCGATACGGCGCTGCGCACCCGCCCGGCCGCCGGGGAGGCGGCGCTGCTGGACGAGCGCTATCCGGAGGCGCTGGTGGTGTCCTCCCCGGACCTCGGCGCCGCGCTCGCCGACCGGATGCTCGGACCCGTCCTGGCGCTGGAGTCCGCCGACCGGGAGATGCTGCTGACGACGCTGGCCGCCTGGCTGGAGGGCGGGGGATCGGCGCGCCGCACGGGCGAGCTGCTGTTCTGCCACCGCAACACGGTGCTCAACCGGCTGCGCCGCTATGAGCAGTTGACCGGGTGTTCGCTGGACCACCCCCGAGAGGTCGTGGAGTTGTCGCTCGCGCTGTCCGCGCACCGGCTGTTGACACCCTGA
- a CDS encoding spore-associated protein has translation MNLSRRMAATAVLATAIAGTVALTPQASAATKAAYNGVCGSGYKVVNSAPISSKGTVFLTYNSAKGKNCVVTVRNATGKAVPMFAYLYVQGADESAEDGGAYTSYAGPVYGDGRGKCVDWAGGIDNQSTWTYGSNCGSLKAHRVTKGW, from the coding sequence ATGAATCTTTCTCGCCGTATGGCCGCCACCGCGGTGCTCGCCACCGCCATCGCGGGCACCGTGGCCCTGACGCCGCAGGCATCGGCCGCCACCAAGGCCGCGTACAACGGGGTGTGTGGCAGCGGGTACAAGGTGGTGAACTCGGCGCCCATCAGCTCCAAAGGCACCGTCTTCCTCACCTACAACTCCGCCAAGGGCAAGAACTGCGTGGTCACCGTCCGGAACGCCACGGGCAAGGCGGTTCCGATGTTCGCCTACCTGTACGTTCAGGGCGCCGACGAGTCGGCCGAGGACGGCGGCGCGTACACCTCGTACGCGGGCCCGGTGTACGGCGACGGGCGCGGTAAGTGCGTGGACTGGGCCGGGGGCATCGACAACCAGTCCACCTGGACGTACGGATCGAACTGCGGATCCCTCAAGGCCCACCGCGTGACCAAGGGCTGGTAA
- a CDS encoding taurine dioxygenase: MSTSELMVTPVSGALGAEIRGVDLTGLTDELFEHVHELLLKHLVVFFPDQEHLTPEAHIALGRRLGELEVHPFLPKVEGHPEIVVLDADQGAKADEWHIDVTFQPNPPVASILHLQVCPASGGDTMWSNQYLVYEALSEPMRELLDGLTAVHVLNTPQTGEHSAEHPVVRIHPETGRRSLYVTRMWTSHIPQLSRPESDALLQYLFEHSESPRFNCRYRWQPGAVAMWDNRATQHLAVNDYTEPRRGQRVTVLGDQPTGDTPRWKEYRPAPDERYYPRHVTARHGYR, from the coding sequence ATGTCCACTTCCGAATTGATGGTGACTCCCGTCTCCGGAGCACTCGGCGCGGAGATCCGCGGTGTCGATCTGACCGGGCTCACCGATGAACTCTTCGAGCACGTCCACGAGTTGCTGCTCAAGCACCTCGTGGTCTTCTTCCCGGACCAGGAACACCTCACCCCCGAGGCGCATATCGCCCTGGGACGGCGGCTGGGGGAGCTGGAGGTCCATCCGTTCCTGCCGAAGGTCGAGGGCCATCCCGAGATCGTCGTCCTGGACGCGGACCAGGGCGCCAAGGCCGACGAGTGGCATATCGACGTGACCTTCCAGCCCAATCCGCCGGTCGCCTCCATCCTCCATCTGCAGGTGTGTCCCGCCTCCGGCGGCGACACCATGTGGAGCAACCAGTACCTGGTCTACGAGGCGCTCTCCGAGCCGATGCGCGAACTCCTCGACGGGCTCACCGCCGTCCACGTCCTCAACACACCGCAGACCGGCGAGCACTCCGCCGAACACCCGGTGGTGCGGATCCACCCCGAGACCGGCAGGCGCTCCCTGTACGTGACGCGCATGTGGACCTCGCACATCCCGCAGCTCAGCCGCCCGGAGAGCGACGCCCTGCTGCAGTACCTCTTCGAGCACTCCGAGTCGCCCCGGTTCAACTGCCGCTACCGCTGGCAGCCCGGCGCCGTGGCGATGTGGGACAACCGCGCCACCCAGCACCTGGCCGTCAACGACTACACCGAACCCCGCAGGGGACAGCGGGTGACCGTCCTCGGCGACCAGCCCACCGGCGACACCCCGCGCTGGAAGGAGTACCGGCCCGCGCCCGACGAGCGCTACTACCCGCGCCACGTCACGGCACGCCACGGCTACCGGTGA